TCACCGGACTTGGCAGCCTCTTCTCCGGATATTGGCTGGAAGCGCCCGATCGAAAGGTATGGCTCGTACCGGCCGCACTCGCAGTCGCCATCGCTCTTCTCGTTCTTGTCTATCCGCTGCTGATAAGATCATTCATTGAAGCATCGCTCGCGGCTCGAATTGCATTAACGATACTTCTGCTGGCGCCAGTTGGTTTGTTGCTCGGCGTGCCGTTCGCATACGGTATCCGTCTGGTGAACCGCTGCAATCCATTGCTGGTCCCCTGGGCCTGGGCGGTTAATGGCTGCTGCACGGTCATCGGCGCAATTCTGACCGTGATCCTCTCGATGAACTTCGGCTTCAACATTACCCTCGGAATCGCACTGCTGGTTTACTTTGTCGGTTTCGCCACGCTGGAAAAACTGCCAAAAGTGGCGGATGAAGGGTCGGCCGATTCCGAGTCAGCGAAGATTCAACTCAGCTAACCAGCTCTCTGCCCATCCCCTCGGCTTTTTCTAATAACCCGCCATCCTTGCGCGCTGAATCCCTCTTGTTCTCCGAACTGCAATGCTCAATAAATTCAATCGAACCGGCATTGAGCGCGGCCGCGACCAGGTTAAGCCAGGTGTGGATCGGCTCGAATACCTCCGGGGCCTCCTGCGACGTGACAACAACGATCTTCTTTCCATGCGGGAACCACACCTGCAGCGATTTCTCGCCGGTGGCAGGATCTATGTCCTCTCCATAGAAACAATAGCAGCGGTCCACCAGCGCCTTGAACTGCGAACTCACGTGATACCAGTAAATCGGCGTTCCAAGAACGATTGCATCGGCTGACTTCATCTCCTGAAGCAGGGGAGAGAGATCGTCCTTCTGCACGCACACCCCGATCTTCTTCTTGCAGGCATCGCACCCTTGGCAGCCCTTGACGTTCAGTTCATTCAGATTTACCAGCCGCGTCTCAGCCCCTTTGCTTGCGGCCCCCTTCAAAACCGCTTCGATTACTGTCTGAGTGTTTCCATTTTTCCGGGGACTGCCATTGAAACCTAATACCTTCATTCAATTCTCTCCTTTCTACACACAATCGTGATATGCCTCCTGCCGTTGTCGCGCAACCAATCATTTCTCGGCTGCGGGAATCAGGCAGATGAATCGCATCAAACCTTTGCCGGAATTTCGGAACTGGTGGAACTCCTGCGGCTTTGCGAAAACGACTGACCCGGCAGGCGCCTTTTTTGGCCCATCCGCAGTTACGACCTCCGCATCGCCTTCCAAAATGAAAACCTCGTGCTCCCATTCGTGCTGATGGTAAGGCGTGTGCCCGCCCGGCTGCACATCAAAAACGCGCATGTAGAAATTCCGAGCGCCGTCGTCCTTCGAGATGACCCATCGGATGGAAACACCCTTGGCGCCCTCTTCAGTCACTTCACGCATTTCAACATCTTCAAATTTGCAGATTTTCATGCGGTTCCCTCATTTCCATTTTCAGCCAAAAAATATCACTTCATGCGACCTACCGCGATGGCTCCTGTCGCAGTTGGTCCCACTGAGCATCACTGACTTCAAACTGTATAACCACCGCCTCCTGCCTCTCGAGTTGCTCCTTGAGGACGGCCACCTCAGCCAGATACTGCTCAGAAGCGCCCCCGGAAGATTTTTCCGGAATCAGCCGCGAAGAACGACCTGTCAGCAGATAGACGGCATGCGGCCTGTTCGTGTAAATAACAACCTCCTCAGACAGGCTTTTCAGACGTTCCACTTCCGGCGACGTTTGCCATCTTTTGGCGGAAAGGCCAAGCCCATACTCGCGGCTTTCCTCAAGCGCGGCGACTCCCCCGACAACATAATAGATTACCAAGGCGGCGCAGAGGGCAAAGACAACTGATGTCTGCATAATTGAGAAGCGAATTTTCAAAAACCTCGCTCCCAATGAAAACACCAACACTATGCCGAGTACATGAAACGGCGACAGGATGCGGTTGTCGAGAGGAGTTGTCTCGTCAACAAACAGTACCGTCAGCGCAAGCATGCCGGCATAAAAGAGGAAAACCAGAAGGATTATTGATGGCAAGCGCGAAAGCGAATGACCCTGCGAATCATCCTCTAATGTTGCCGACCGAAAGAAAGCCGCCGCAATCGCACCGATCACAAGAAACACCGCCAGATATCCGGCACGGCCGGCAACAGAAAACGGCACGAACCAGCCTGCTATCGTATCCAAACCAAAAAGAAACTGGTGACGCGATATCGAGTTGATCTGCAGGTGCCGGTCAGCCGCAGTTCCTGCCACCGCAATATTCCGAACCGTCCACAGGATCATCGGGAAAACGCTAAGCGACAAGAAAACCGCGCTGTCCCGGATTCGCCCGCCAAAGGAGCTTCGGCCAAACAGCATGAGCGCTGCCACGCCGGCGGCTATCACGGCAACTCCCGGATATCTCGTGAGAAAAGCAAGCCCGCAGAAACCCGCCGACACAATTAGATACAATCGCCTGGGATCATCGAAATAACACGCAAGCCAAAGGATCCCCAGCAAGACGAATGGGATAAAAAGCGGTTCGCTCGAGGCCCATAAATATATGCTGATCATAACTGGCGAGGAGGCGACCAAAGCCGCTCCGGCGAGAGCTACCGGATACGAGCGGGTATATGAATAAAGAAGACATCCAATAACGAAAACATTCAATCCCGCGAGCAGCACGTTCAGCCATCGCGCGCCATTCAGCGGATCGAGGCCGAGATATCCGCCACACGCGAGCACAAACGGATACAGCGGCGGATAATGCGTCATCGCGGGAACCTCGTCCAGCACGAGCGGCAGTGTCAGCCCCTTGCCGGCCAGAAAGTTTCGGGCTGCGCCGATATATTTCGCCGAATCAGGGCCGGTGCCGACTCCCCATGGGGTACCCCAGACCAGCGCGAGCATCACCCCGAGAGAAATCACAACAAGCCCGAAACAAAAAATCTTGCTGCTCATCCTCCCTTCTGCTTCCGGAATCGAGCCCGTCTTCAGTTGCTCAGACATCCTCGCTCCATAAGTCGCGAATAACTCGCCGGGTATCCGGCGGTTCCACCGTGATATCCGCATTCGCTTCCGTCATACAGCCAAAGCACGCTTTGCCATTCACTCGCAGCCGACACCGCAGGCAGAACCCCAGCTTGCAGTTGATGAAATACGCGAGGGACGGATCGAGGTTCTCACGAATATAAACCAGGCAATCGTGCACGCTCATCGGGCCGTTCAGCGGGATTGAATACGTCTGGTAATGCGGCCCCTGATCGGCT
Above is a genomic segment from Candidatus Abyssobacteria bacterium SURF_5 containing:
- a CDS encoding cupin domain-containing protein; the protein is MKICKFEDVEMREVTEEGAKGVSIRWVISKDDGARNFYMRVFDVQPGGHTPYHQHEWEHEVFILEGDAEVVTADGPKKAPAGSVVFAKPQEFHQFRNSGKGLMRFICLIPAAEK
- a CDS encoding flavodoxin family protein, whose translation is MKVLGFNGSPRKNGNTQTVIEAVLKGAASKGAETRLVNLNELNVKGCQGCDACKKKIGVCVQKDDLSPLLQEMKSADAIVLGTPIYWYHVSSQFKALVDRCYCFYGEDIDPATGEKSLQVWFPHGKKIVVVTSQEAPEVFEPIHTWLNLVAAALNAGSIEFIEHCSSENKRDSARKDGGLLEKAEGMGRELVS
- a CDS encoding phospholipid carrier-dependent glycosyltransferase — encoded protein: MRISRWNRRIPGELFATYGARMSEQLKTGSIPEAEGRMSSKIFCFGLVVISLGVMLALVWGTPWGVGTGPDSAKYIGAARNFLAGKGLTLPLVLDEVPAMTHYPPLYPFVLACGGYLGLDPLNGARWLNVLLAGLNVFVIGCLLYSYTRSYPVALAGAALVASSPVMISIYLWASSEPLFIPFVLLGILWLACYFDDPRRLYLIVSAGFCGLAFLTRYPGVAVIAAGVAALMLFGRSSFGGRIRDSAVFLSLSVFPMILWTVRNIAVAGTAADRHLQINSISRHQFLFGLDTIAGWFVPFSVAGRAGYLAVFLVIGAIAAAFFRSATLEDDSQGHSLSRLPSIILLVFLFYAGMLALTVLFVDETTPLDNRILSPFHVLGIVLVFSLGARFLKIRFSIMQTSVVFALCAALVIYYVVGGVAALEESREYGLGLSAKRWQTSPEVERLKSLSEEVVIYTNRPHAVYLLTGRSSRLIPEKSSGGASEQYLAEVAVLKEQLERQEAVVIQFEVSDAQWDQLRQEPSR